In a genomic window of Scyliorhinus torazame isolate Kashiwa2021f chromosome 5, sScyTor2.1, whole genome shotgun sequence:
- the LOC140421487 gene encoding uncharacterized protein, translated as MEGKSIVHNGEKPDTSSGLTSHKCSHTEKKPWKCADCGKGFTVPSKLEIHRRSHTGERPFTCSKCGKRFTQSSGLFTHQQIHTGQRLFTCSTCGKAFSDTSNLLRHQRVHTGERPFTCSQCGKGFTQLSTLSGHQQVHTGERPFTCSKCGKSFTRSFHLLKHERVHTGERPFTCSKCGKSFTRSSHLLKHERVHTGERPFTCSKCGKGFTRPSHLLKHERVHTGERPFTCSECGKGFTQSSNLQNHQRIHTGERPFACAQCGKRFTRSDDLQSHQRVHTGERPFTCSKCGKGFTRSSHLLIHQQVHTGERPFTCSKCGKGFTRSSHLLRHERVHTGEKPFACSECGKGFTQASNLQQHQRGHK; from the coding sequence atggaaggaaaaagcatcgttcacaatgGGGAGAAACCGGACacgtcatcaggcctcacaagccacaaatgcagtcacacggagaagaaaccgtggaaatgtgcggactgtggaaaaggattcactgtcccatccaagctggaaattcatcgacgcagtcacactggggagagaccattcacctgctccaagtgtgggaagagattcactcagtcatccggcctGTTCACACACCAGCAAATACACACTGGGCAGAGactattcacctgctccacgtgtgggaaggcattcagtgatacatccaacctgctgagacaccagcgagttcacactggggagaggccgttcacctgctctcagtgtgggaagggattcactcagttgtccactCTGTccggacaccagcaagttcacactggggagagaccattcacctgctccaagtgtgggaagtctTTCACTCGGTCATTCCACTTGCTgaaacacgagcgagttcacactggggagagaccattcacctgctccaagtgtgggaagtctttcactcggtcatcccacttgctgaaacacgagcgagttcacactggggagagaccgttcacctgctccaagtgtgggaagggattcactcggccaTCCCACTTGCTgaaacacgagcgagttcacactggggagaggccgttcacctgttcagagtgtgggaagggattcactcagtcatccaacctgcagaatcaccagcgaattcacactggggagaggccatttgcctgcgctcagtgtgggaagagattcactcgatcAGAtgacctgcagagccaccagcgagttcacactggggagagaccattcacctgctccaagtgtgggaagggattcactcggtcatcccacctgctgattcaccagcaagttcacactggggagagaccattcacctgctccaagtgtgggaagggattcactcggtcatcccacttgctgagacacgagcgagttcacactggggagaagccattcgcctgctcagagtgtgggaagggattcactcaggcatccaacctgcagcagcatcaacgaggccacaagtaa